GTTTGCGCTGGACGGCAAGTCCTACGAGATCGACCTCACCACGGCCAACGCGGACAAGCTCCGTGGCGCCCTTGAGGACTTCGTCAAGGCCGGCCGGCGTACCGGTGGCCGTGGTTCGGGCGGTCGCGGCAAGGCGCGCGCCGCCGCGACGGGCGGTGGCCAGGACACGGCGGCCATCCGCGCCTGGGCGAAGGAGAACGGTTTCGAGGTCAACGACCGCGGCCGCGTTCCCGCGTCCATTCGCGAGGCCTACGAGAAGGCCAACGGCTGACGGCTGCGACGCCGCAGCCGGACCCGGTGGCATTGCGTCGCCGCCGTGTCCACCAGTCGTACGAGACCGGAGCCCACGGCGGGATCGCTGTGCTGCGTGGTCCCTCCCTTCCCCATGCCGGGCAGGGACGGGAGCGCGGGCAGCGTCGGCTCCACCTCACAGCCGGGCTCCGGGGGTCGCAGCCAGACGGCGGCCCCCCGCGAGCCGGTCCATCCCGGGGGCGTCGGCGCGATGATCCGCCCGCCCGCCCCGACCGCGGTGAGGCCGAGGGGGATGTGTCCCCACTCCAGCCAGTCGAGCAGCCCCGGCAGCTCGTCCGCGCTTCCCGCGCTCACCAGGAGGCGCATCGTTTCCCCGCGCAGTGCCACCGGAGCCTTCGGCCCGAGGTGGCGCAGCGCCGCGAAACCGGCCTCCGCGGGAAGTTCCAGGACGTCGAAGCGCAGCCCCGTCAGGAGCCGCGCGGGACCTGGCTCGGGGGCGGTCGCCCAGCCGAGCTCGTTCTCGTACCACTGCCGCACCGGGTCGCTCTGCTCGACCGGTACCCGGGGCTGAGGAACTGTGGGGGCCATGCCGGGGCAACAGTCGCAACGGCGCACGGGTTACGCAGGGTGGCCGAATGGACGCGCTGCGTGTCCGGAAAGTGGGCGTGAGGACGTGTTCGGCGACGCAAGGCTGTTCGCCCGTAGCTGAGGGAACCGGGGCGCGCCGCATGGAGTGTCAGTCCTTACGGGTAAGACATCCCTAGTGGGGAGGGGCGACACGCGCTTCCGGGCGCCACACGTTCGCCATCGGCGTAGTGCTGGTGGGGGTAACTGCCTGGCCTGCGGGAACATCGTCTCGCACCATCGGGTTGGAGCAGTTGTCGGCGTTCGGGGTCAGGAGATCCTCCGAGTTGGGGTCCGGGTGTCGGCAGTTGGAATGAGCGGTCCCCGCTTGCGGGACTAAGCTGCGGAAGGACAGGGAGGGGACCGACCCCTTTACTGCCTGACCGCTCTGAGGAGCGATTAACGATGTTCGAGAGGTTCACCGACCGCGCGCGGCGGGTTGTCGTCCTGGCTCAGGAAGAAGCCCGGATGCTCAACCACAACTACATCGGCACCGAGCACATCCTCCTGGGCTTGATCCACGAGGGCGAGGGTGTCGCCGCTAAGGCCCTGGAGAGCCTCGGGATTTCGCTCGAGGCGGTCCGCCAGCAGGTGGAGGAGATCATCGGGCAGGGCCAGCAGGCTCCGTCCGGGCACATTCCCTTCACCCCCCGTGCCAAGAAGGTCCTGGAGCTCTCGCTCCGCGAGGCCCTTCAGCTGGGCCACAACTACATCGGCACGGAGCACATCCTGCTCGGCCTGATCCGCGAGGGCGAGGGCGTCGCCGCCCAGGTCCTGGTCAAGCTGGGCGCCGATCTCAACCGGGTGCGGCAGCAGGTCATCCAGCTGCTCTCCGGTTACCAGGGCAAGGAGACCGCCACCGCGGGCGGTCCTGCCGAGGGCACGCCCTCCACGTCCCTGGTCCTCGACCAGTTCGGCCGGAACCTCACCCAGGCCGCTCGTGAGTCCAAGCTCGACCCGGTCATCGGGCGCGAGAAGGAGATCGAGCGGGTCATGCAGGTGCTGTCCCGTCGTACGAAGAACAACCCGGTCCTGATCGGTGAGCCCGGCGTCGGCAAGACCGCCGTCGTCGAGGGTCTCGCCCAGGCCATCGTCAAGGGCGAGGTGCCCGAGACCCTCAAGGACAAGCACCTCTACACCCTGGACCTCGGCGCGCTGGTCGCAGGATCCCGCTACCGCGGTGACTTCGAGGAGCGCCTGAAGAAGGTCCTCAAGGAGATCCGTACCCGCGGCGACATCATCCTGTTCATCGACGAGCTCCACACCCTGGTGGGTGCGGGCGCCGCCGAGGGCGCGATCGACGCCGCGAGCATCCTCAAGCCGATGCTGGCCCGCGGTGAGCTGCAGACCATCGGTGCGACGACGCTCGACGAGTACCGCAAGCACCTGGAGAAGGACGCGGCCCTCGAGCGCCGCTTCCAGCCCATCCAGGTCGCGGAGCCGTCGCTGCCGCACACCATCGAGATCCTCAAGGGCCTCCGCGACCGGTACGAGGCGCACCACCGCGTCTCCATCACGGACGAGGCCCTGGTGCAGGCCGCCACGCTGGCCGACCGGTACATCTCGGACCGCTTCCTGCCGGACAAGGCGATCGACCTGATCGACGAGGCCGGTTCCCGGATGCGCATCCGCCGGATGACCGCGCCGCCGGACCTCCGCGAGTTCGACGAGAAGATCGCGGGCGTCCGCCGCGACAAGGAGTCCGCGATCGACTCGCAGGACTTCGAGAAGGCCGCCTCTCTCCGCGACAAGGAGAAGCAGCTCCTGGCCGCCAAGGCCAAGCGGGAGAAGGAGTGGAAGGCCGGCGACATGGACGTCGTCGCCGAGGTCGACGGCGAGCTGATCGCCGAGGTCCTGGCCACGGCGACCGGTATTCCGGTCTTCAAGCTCACGGAGGAGGAGTCCTCCCGCCTGCTGCGCATGGAGGACGAGCTCCACAAGCGCGTCATCGGCCAGAAGGACGCCGTCAAGGCACTCTCGAAGGCGATCCGGCGTACGCGAGCGGGTCTGAAGGACCCGAAGCGTCCCGGTGGCTCGTTCATCTTCGCCGGTCCGTCCGGTGTCGGTAAGACCGAGCTGTCCAAGGCGCTCGCCGAGTTCCTCTTCGGCGACGAGGACGCGCTGATCTCCCTCGACATGTCGGAGTTCAGCGAGAAGCACACGGTCTCGCGTCTCTTCGGTTCGCCCCCCGGCTACGTGGGGTACGAAGAGGGCGGCCAGCTGACCGAGAAGGTCCGCCGCAAGCCGTTCTCCGTCGTCCTCTTCGACGAGGTCGAGAAGGCCCACCCGGACATCTTCAACTCGCTCCTGCAGATCCTGGAGGACGGTCGCCTGACCGACTCCCAGGGCCGCGTCGTGGACTTCAAGAACACGGTCATCATCATGACGACCAACCTTGGAACCCGTGACATCTCGAAGGGCTTCAACCTGGGCTTCGCGGCCCAGGGCGACACGAAGTCCAACTACGAGCGGATGAAGAACAAGGTCAGCGACGAGCTGAAGCAGCACTTCCGTCCGGAGTTCCTGAACCGCGTGGACGACGTCGTCGTCTTCCCGCAGCTCACCCAGGGCGACATCCTGCAGATCGTCGACCTGATGATCACCAAGGTGGACGAGCGCCTCAAGGACCGGGACATGGGCATCGAGCTCTCCCAGCCCGCGAAGGAGCTGCTCGCGAAGAAGGGCTACGACCCGGTGCTCGGCGCGCGTCCGCTGCGGCGCACGATCCAGCGCGAGGTCGAGGACACCCTCTCCGAGAAGATCCTCTTCGGCGAGCTGCGCCCCGGCCACATCGTGGTCGTCGACGTGGAGGGCGAGGGCGAGACCGCCACGTTCACCTTCCGCGGCGAGGAGAAGGCGGCACTGCCCGACGTGCCGCCGATCGAGTCGGCCGCCGGTGGCGGCGCGGGCCCGAACCTGAGCAAGGACGCGTGACGCCCACGCAGGGCTGAACGCTCGAAGGGGCTGCCCCGGACCGTTTCGTACGGTCCGGGGCAGCCCCTTTTCCGTATGCCTCTTTTCCGTATGCGACTTTTTCGTACACGACTTTTTCGTGTGCGACGGTCACGCGGTGATCGTCACGCCCTCCGGTACGTTCCGAACGCGCGGCAGGCGCGGGTTGACGCGCAGGACGTGCAGGCCGGGGAAGCGGGCCAGCCACGACATGTCCGGGTCGGGCAGCTCCGCGTTGATCCACAGGTGGGTGAGCCGCTCGGGGACGAGGCCCGAGAGGAGTTCGTCGGTGCGCATGACGCCCGCCACTTGAATCCGGGGCCGCCCGCCGAGACCGCGCAGGGCGGCCAGCTCCGCCGCGTCGGACACGGGGAAGTACAGGCCCGCCGGGTCGAGGTGGGCGATGATCTCGCGCGCGTACCGCTCGGTGTCGAAGTGCCGCCAGGGGCGGGCCAGCTCGGTGCGGATGGCGAGGGAGGAGCGGCCGCGCAGCCGGGCCAGGTAGTCGATCGCGGCGTCCTCCTGGACGCGGGTCGCCGTGATGGCCAGGAGCAGCGCCTGCTGGTCGCCGGGCACCTGCTCGGGGTCCGGTAGCTGCTCCAGGACGATGGGTCCGACCCAGCCGAGGCTGCGGGCACCCTGTTCCGTCGTGGGCCGCAGCAGGTTCTTCGTGCGCCGGTGGACGAGTTCCTGGACGGCCGGGTCGAGCTCGCTGACGTGTTCCAGGCAGGCCGCGGCCATCAGGCGCCGGTGGTTGACGTGCGGCCTGCGCAGACCCGGGGCGGCGGCGAGCAGACGTTCCAGGAAGGCGGCGCACTCGTCAGGGCGGGCGTGGGCGGCGGACATGCGGATGACCTCCTCCCACTCCGGCTGGTGGGCGTGATCGACGAGGGTGTTGAGGCGGCCGCGGGCCACGATCTCCTTGGCGGCCAGATAGTCCTGGAACGTGCGGTGGATGAAGTCGACGGAGACGCCCGCCTGCTCGCGCAGCAGCCCGGTGCGGTGCAGCAGATGCCGGAAGATCTTCTCGCCGTCGCCCGCGGCACGGGCCGAGGGAATGGCGGGCAGGGCACCGTTCAGGACGTCGATGACGCGGGGGCGCGGCAGCTCCGAGAGACCCTCGTCGAGCATGGCGTGGGCGAGCTTGCGCAGAAGCAGCTCGCGGGCACCCTGCTGGAGCCGTACGTCATCGGCGTACAGCACGTCCCTTTCGGGGTCACGGCGCTGGAGCAGCATCTCCAGGGCGGCGTCGTAGAGCTCCTTGCGGCCCTTGGGCAGGGAACCGGAGCGGTCCCGGTTGAGAGCGCATATGAGGCCGCACATCAGCGGGTTGGTGGCGAGGCGGCGCAGCTCGCGGTAGATCCGTACGGAGTGCAGCAGGCGCTGCTCGTACTCCTTGAGGGCGTCCCGGTCCCGCTGCTCCCCGCACTGCTCGTCGCCCATCGCGGCGGTGTGCCAGTCGCGGATGAAGTGGGTGACCTGGTCGCGGGACATGGGGGCGAGCGACAGCTCGGTGAACCCTTCCTCGGCGAGGCGCTCCTGCGAGAGCCAGCCGTCCTCGACGGCGGAGGGCCGCGAGGTGACCAGGCAGGCGGTGCCGGAGAAGATGCGCAGGAGCCGGCGGAGCCGGTCGCGCAGGGCGCCGCGGCTCTCCTCGGGCGCCTCGTCGATCCCGTCGACCAGGAGCAGGGCACGGCCCGCGAGGAGGGTCCGTACGACCCATCCTTCGGGCGCCCGGTCGGCCAACGGGTGGCGGATGGCGTGCAGGAAGTCATCGGGCGCGGGAAAGCCTTCCCTGGCGAAGCGGCGTACGGGAAGGACGAACGGCACGCGGGTGCCGTTCCGGGCCGTGTCCACGGCCAGCCACTGCACGAGCGTCGTCTTCCCGGAGCCCGCGACACCGCGCAGCAGCACGCGCTCGTGCCCTTCCAGGGCGCGGTCGGCGAGGAGCACGGTGCGCTGGTGCCCGCCGGGGGCGGAGGCGGGTCCGTCGCTGCTCTCCTCCGCCTGGAGGCTGAGGTAGGTGTCCTCCAGGGGCCACCGATCGGGAGCGTTGGCGAGGTCGACGCCCACGATGGTCAGCCAGCCGTGCTGCCGTACGACTTCTTGCGCGTACGCGACTTCGAACTCGGCGTCTTCGCGGGATGGTTCGTTCCGTCGGGCGGCGGCCGCCACCTCGGCGTCGTTGAGGTCGACGAGCTGACGGACGCGGCTGGCGCGCTCGGGCATGTGGCGCTGGATGTACGGGGAGCGGCGCACGAAGTGGTGCAGCACGTGCAGACAGACGGCGACGAGCAGCTCGTCGTGGAACCAGGCGGCGTCGGGGCTCAGCCCGCGGTCCGCGCCCTGCACGGCGCCGCGCAGCCGCCGCGCATAGTCCTGCGGGCCGAGGCGCACGGCGTCGGCGTCGGTGAGGTCGAGTTCGCCGATGGCGAGGAGGGTGCGGGTCAGTACGTCGGCGACGGCGGGGAGCTCGCCGGTGGGCGCGCTGTGCCGCTCCGCGGCGAGCTGGATGAAGTCGGCGGCGGTGCGGTGGACGTGGTCCGGGTCGGCGGGGGCGTCGGGGCCGCGCCAGGTGGTGAGGGCGGCGATCAGGTCGGGGGTGGTGGGGGGTCGGGAGGGGGCGCGGAAGAACCGTTGTACGAGGGGCATGGTGCGGGCCGAGGGGGTGCGTACTACGGGCTCCATGGGCACAAAGGATAGGTCAAGTGCCTTGCGCCGGGCGGGCGTTGAGGCGTACGCCGGACGGGAGCTGCCGGGCGGTGTCCGCGTCCACCTCCGTGCCCACGTCCACGTCGGTGAGGCGCGGGAAGGCCGAGAGCCAGGCGAGCCCCTCGACGGGGTGGGGTGCGTCCAGCGAGAGCCGGGTGAGCTGCTCGGGCACGATGAGTTCCACGAGGTCCTCCACGCGGTAGGCGCCGATGACCTTGATGTTCGGCCAGCCTCCGATGGAGCGCAGGGCGCGGAGGTCCGCGGCGCCGTGCACGGGAACCAAGGGCCGTCGGGACAGGTGGGCGAGGATCTCCGACACGTAGGGCTCGCGGTCGAAGATCGTCCAGGACGCGGTGAGGACCAGCTGGACGTGGCGGTCGGGATGGTCGCGGAAGCGTGTCAGGAAGTGCAGCGCCGGGTCACTGCCGATCTTGGCGGCCACCAAGGGCACCAGGTGGGCGAGCTCGCCCTCGACGTCGTCGGGTCCGGGCAGCAGGTGGAGCACCAGATCGCCGCCCGCCTCCGCCAGGGCGTACGCCTCGCGCTCCGTTCGCGGCGGAATCAGCGACCGTACCCCCTCCTCCACACCCTGCCGCACGACCGGCGCCAGCTCCGCCGCGTACGCTGCCCCCGCCGCCGCGAGCAGCTTCCCCCGCGCCGTGCCGCCCGCCACCAGCCGCTGAAGCATCCGTTCCGCCTCCTTGGGCCGCGCGTGGGCGACCGCCAGCAGGATGACGTCCTCCCACTCGGTGCGGTCCGCGTTGTTCAGGAGCAGGTCGAAGTCCAGCTCCTGTACGGCGAGACGGGCGCCCAGGTAGTCCTGGAAGGTGCGGTGCAGGAAGTCCACGCGCCCGACGGCCGGCTCCCGCAGCAGGCCCGAGCGCAGGAGGAGCCAGTGGTACACCTCCTCGCCGCTGCCGTCGATGTTCATCGCGGGCGCGGCACCCCCGAGGATGCTCACGGCATCCGTTTCGTCCATCTCCGAGCGGCTGTTGCGGATCAGCCACCAGGCGAGCTTCTGGAGGAGCTGCACCTGGGTGGCGAACGGCAGCCGTATGACCATGACGTCCCGCTCGACGTCCCTGCGCTCAAGCAGCATCGTCAGAGCGGCCTCGTACAGGGACTTCCTGTCCTGCGGCAGGAAGCCGCGCCGCTCGCGGTGGAGCGCGCAGAGCATGCCGCACATCAGCGGGTTGGTGGCGAGTCGGTTCAGTTCGGAGGCGGCCCGCACGGTCTCCAGGAGAGCGGTCCCGATGCCGTCGTCCGCGCCCGCAGCACGGTGCCAGCGCCGCACGAACGTCTCGACGTCGTCGCGGGTCATCGGCGACAGCGTGAGCTCGGCGAAGCCGGTGGTGTCCAGCCAGCGGTCCGGGACGGCGGAGGGGCGGGTCGTGACGAGCCAGAGGTTGCCGGGGAAGGTACGCGTCAGGTCGCGCAGCCAGCGCTTGGCGGACTCGCGCCGGTCCTCGGAGATCTCGTCGAGCCCGTCGACGAGGAGCACGCCGCGCCCCGCCCGCAGCACGCGGTTCACCCACCCGGGCGGCTCCTCCCCGGCGACGAGGCACCCGACGGCGGTCAGGAAGTCGTACGGCGCGGGGAGTTCGGTGCCCGGCCGTACGATCCGCCGCATCGGCAGCACGAACGGCACCCGCCCGATGAGGTGGGTCAGCCCGTGCTCGTACGTCCGGTCGGCCGCCGTCACGGCGAGCCACTGGACCAGCGTCGTCTTGCCGGACCCGGCGACTCCGCGCAGCAGCACGTGGTCGTGCTGGGCGAGGACCTGCTCGGCGGCGACCTGGGCCGCGCCCTCGCCCAGGCGGTCCCTGGTCGCCTCCAGGCTGAGGTAGGCCGTGTCGAGGGGCCACTCGCTGGTGCCCGCGTAGACGTCGAGGCCGTAGATGGTGAGGGTGCCGTGGTGCGAGGTGATGTACGACGCGTACCGCGCCTCGAACGCGGCGTCCTCTGCTGACTGCGACGGCAGCCGATCGAGGAGTACGTCGACGGCCTTGACGAGCTGCGCGAGCTGGCGGCTCTGTTGCGTCTGCTGGCGGGCGATGTACGTCGACCGCTGCGTGAAGAAGTTCAGGATGTGCAGCGACGCGGTGTGCAGCAGCCGGTCGAGGAACAGCTCGGCGTCGCTGCTGAACGTGAACGTCGCGACGGTCACGGCCGACTGCGAGCGGAGGGTCCGCGCGAACTCGTCGGGGCCGAGCGCGACGGCTTCGTAGTCCTCGATGGTGAGGGTGCCGAGGGCGGCGAGGGAGAGGGCGAGGGCGGTCCGCACCGCGACGGCTTCCCCGGCGTCCACGGGGGCCTCGCCGGGTCCGGCCGCTCGCAGCGCCCTGCGGACGAGCTCGTCCGCGATCTTCTCGACGTCCTTCGGGGTGACGTCCCGCTTCTCGCCCCTGAACGAGACGAGCCCGGAGATCCGTACCGGCTTGGTGACCAGCGCGGCGCCGGGCTGGTCCTTCACGAAGAGCTTCTTCACGAGGGGCGCGACCGCGCTGGACGCGAGTCGGGCGCCTAGGGCTCCGGGGTCGACCATGGGTCGAGGGTAGGGCAACGGCGGTTACACGTAGGGTAGTTAGGGCGTGCCGGGGCCGTCTCGGGTTGCCCCCTGCCGGGTGATGCGGCCCCACGCCGATTGTGCAACAGGCCGTTGCACTATCGGCGCCGGTGTGGGTGCGGGAAGCCGTGCCGGATGGCCGCGGGTGGCTCGGTGAATTGTCCAACAGGCTGTTGGACAAACTGCGTTGCAGCTCGCTGAGAGGGCTCCTGGCGGTCGATTCGCCCGGTGCGCCTTCCCTGCGAGTGTGTGTCTATGAGAGCGGCAAACGCTGCGGGATGGGTGGTGAGGGTTGTGTCGGGGGCGTCGCTCTCTTGGAGGTAGATGCGGCCGGTGGGGTGTGCGGCCACGTAGACGCAGTTGGCGCCTCCCCCCTCGCTGAACGTGGACTTCTGCCAGTTGAGAGTGCTCATTCTGGGGCTCCCTGGAGGGGGCGAGAAGTAGTCGTGCGGGTGGAGAGGGTTCGTATGAGAGCGGCGAACGCAGCGGGGTGGGTGGTGAGAGTTGTGGTGGGGGCGTCGCTCTCCCGAAGGTGGACTGTTTCGGCGTTGTGGCTCGCCGCGACGTAGAGGCAATTGACGCCTGCCCCGTCGCTGAAAGAAGACTTCTGCCAGACGAGTTCGTGCACGGCGCTTCCCTAATGCGTGTAGAGGACATGGTGAATCAGGCCCCATGAGTCCCGTTGCTCGTGGCTACCCGGTGGCCCCTCGGCCGTCACCGGCGAGAGGGCGTTTCGCCTGAGCGAGTCGAACGTGCTCTTGTAACGGGTGATGGATTCGGCGTCGCCCAGCAGGAGAGGAGCGGCCGGGTGATCCAACAGCACTGTTTCCAACCCCGCTACGTCTGAGTCAAGGATCAAAAGCGGCGTGCCGAACCAGGCGCGGGCGCCGGAGTCGAAGGGCAGGATCTGGATGGTCGTGCCAGGGCGCTGTGCGGCGCGTACGAGGTGAGCGAGTTGGCCCCGCATAACTTCTGGGCTACCCACAGTGATGCGCAGGGCAGCCTCGTGGATGACGGCGTGGAGCGCCGTGGTGTAGTCACCCGAGAGGACCTGTTGGCGGGCGCGGCGGAAGTCGACCAGTGCCTCGATCTCCGCGGGGGAGGCGCCCGGTCGCGAGCTGTAGAAGAGGGCCCTCATGTAGGCCTCGGTCTGGAGCAGACCCGGGATGAGGAGCGTTTCGTAGCTCTGGACGCCAGCAGCGCGCGACTCCAACTCGGCCAAGTCGAGGCTGTGTTGCGACAGGGACTTACGGAACTCCGTCCACCACCCCTTGCCGTCGCTCTCAGCCATCCTGGTCAGTGTGGCGATGTAGGGCTCAGATCTGACGTCATAGGCGTACAGGAGTGCGACAAGGCGGTCCGCCGAGACGGCCGTCCGGGCTGCCTCGATGTGACTGAGGTGGGCGGCACCCAGGCCGATCCGGCTACTGGCCGCATTGACCGACAGCCCTGCGGCTTCGCGAAGTTTGCGGAGCTCAGAGCCGAGCCGTCTCTGCCGTTCGGTGATGTGTGTGCGCAGGGCCATGCGGGTTCTCCCGGTGGTTGGCCCACAGTTTGCCGCTATTGATCGGGCAAGGTCCAGCAATCCGCGCAAGACGGTTGCAGATCTGAGCCGGTATTCGCTACCTTGAGTGTGGCGACGCTCACACACTGTTGTCGGAAGCCTCGCTGTCGACGCATTCCCCCCACCCTGCCCGCCCACAGAAGCGCACCGCCCGATCCAACACCCCGTGCCGGACGGGGGATTGTTCGCGAGGAGCGGTAGGCCACTGCGGTCGGGCCACGTGGGGCCGGTCATTCACCAGTCGAACCAGCGACCCCAACGCCATGGAGGCGTCTCATGGGCGTACCCCCGCATGACCTCACGTCGGACACCTACACCCTGTTCACCCCCGGCAACGCCCACTCCGCCAAGATCTGCCGCGACTTCGTACAGCGCACCCTGGAAACCCTCGGCCTCGGCCACCTCGGGGACACCGCCGCTCTCTGCACCTCCGAGCTGGTGACCAACGTGCACCAGCACACGAAGAGCGACGTCCACCTGAGAGCCGCCGTCGCCACCACCCACGTACGCATCGCCGTGTACGACGGCGGCGACCAACTGCCCGCTCCCCGCAGGCCCGATGCGGAAGAGGAAGGCGGGCGGGGGCTCTTCCTCGTGACCGCACTGTCCGACGTGTGCGGGGTGACGCCCGCGAGTACGGGCAAAGGAGTGTGGTTTCAGCTCAATCGGTGAGTGGGCCGTAGACGTGTACGTCGATGTGGGCGGGCAAGGTGTCCAGGCCGGTGGCCACGGCGTGGACCGTCAGCTCCGTCAGGCTCGGATGGCAGGCCAGCGCGGAGACGTCGATGGGGGCGTGCTGGTCCCGGCTGCTGACCGGGCGATTGTATACGTAGAGGTGCCTGAGCCCCGGCGCGACCGTGCCGAGCCGGGAGGTCATGGCTGCCCAGGACGCGTCCGGAGAGAGCTGTAGGAGTGCCAGGCCGGGCAGGGCAAGTCCCGGCGGGACGGCCGTGAAGGCGTGCGACGGCAGGTGTAGCACGGTCAGGCCGGGAAGCGCCGCGAGCACCTCCCAGTCCGCGGCGGACAGCGGATCGTCGTCGCCGAAGGCCACTCGCTCCAGCGTCGGCCACCGGGTCGCGAGGTGCAGATCGGTCAGGGAGTCCCGGGAGTCCACGAGGTTGAGGAACGTCAAGGGCGCCTCGGCGGGGAACGGCGAAAGACTCCACGGCTCCTGCATGCCGACGAGGCTGAGTCCGTCGAGGTGGCCGAGGGCGTTCAGTGCCTCGGCCGTCAGCAAGGTCGGCGGGAACCTGTTGAGCATCAGGAAGGTGGGCTCGCAGGCCGCGATGAAGCGGGAGGCCACGGCGGGGGTGACGCCCGGCCTGATGTCCAGCTTCCGAGGGCGCAGGCCCAGCCGTTCGAGCTCGACGATCTGATCGTCGGT
The sequence above is a segment of the Streptomyces sp. Je 1-369 genome. Coding sequences within it:
- a CDS encoding ATP-binding protein, producing the protein MGVPPHDLTSDTYTLFTPGNAHSAKICRDFVQRTLETLGLGHLGDTAALCTSELVTNVHQHTKSDVHLRAAVATTHVRIAVYDGGDQLPAPRRPDAEEEGGRGLFLVTALSDVCGVTPASTGKGVWFQLNR